One Arthrobacter sp. FW306-07-I genomic window carries:
- the purS gene encoding phosphoribosylformylglycinamidine synthase subunit PurS — protein sequence MPRIVVDVMPKPEILDPQGKAIVGALPRLGFTSFSSVRQGKRFELTVDGEVTEEILAQARDAAETLLSNPVIEDVVNVEVVEA from the coding sequence ATGCCCCGGATCGTTGTTGACGTCATGCCCAAGCCCGAGATTCTGGACCCGCAGGGGAAGGCAATCGTTGGCGCTCTCCCCCGGCTGGGCTTCACCAGCTTCAGCTCTGTCCGCCAGGGCAAGCGCTTCGAACTGACGGTCGACGGCGAGGTGACCGAGGAAATCCTGGCCCAGGCCCGCGATGCCGCAGAAACCCTCCTGTCCAACCCCGTGATCGAAGACGTCGTCAACGTCGAGGTCGTCGAGGCCTGA
- the purQ gene encoding phosphoribosylformylglycinamidine synthase subunit PurQ: MSELPLIGEAVAVAAEPRLAGARIGVVTFPGTLDDRDAARAVRLAGATAVELWHGDAELGDVDAVIIPGGFSYGDYLRAGAIARFAPLMSKIIDAANSDAKLPVLGICNGFQILTESHLLPGSMIKNDHLKFLCRDQVLRVENSNTAWTLDYQAGQEITIPLKNQDGQYIADEKTLDALEAEGRVVFRYVGFNPNGSRRDIAGISNAAGNVVGLMPHPEHAVEPGFGPESLDGIGGSDTDGLGFFTSVLNKIVGGDK, encoded by the coding sequence ATGAGTGAACTTCCCCTGATCGGCGAGGCTGTCGCCGTCGCGGCGGAGCCGCGCCTCGCTGGCGCCCGGATCGGCGTCGTTACCTTCCCCGGCACCCTGGACGACCGGGATGCTGCCCGCGCCGTCCGCCTGGCCGGTGCCACCGCCGTCGAACTTTGGCATGGCGACGCCGAACTTGGCGACGTGGACGCCGTCATCATCCCCGGTGGATTCTCCTATGGCGACTACCTCCGGGCCGGCGCCATTGCCCGCTTCGCACCGCTGATGTCAAAGATCATCGACGCCGCAAACTCTGACGCCAAGCTGCCCGTCCTCGGCATCTGCAACGGATTCCAGATCCTCACCGAGTCGCACCTGCTGCCCGGTTCGATGATCAAGAACGACCACCTGAAATTCCTCTGCCGCGACCAGGTACTCCGCGTGGAGAACAGCAACACGGCCTGGACCCTGGATTACCAGGCGGGGCAGGAAATCACCATCCCGCTGAAGAACCAGGACGGCCAGTACATCGCGGATGAGAAGACGCTGGACGCCCTTGAGGCCGAGGGCCGCGTGGTGTTCCGTTACGTCGGCTTCAACCCGAACGGGTCCCGCCGCGACATCGCCGGCATCTCCAACGCGGCCGGCAACGTGGTGGGCCTCATGCCGCACCCCGAACACGCCGTGGAGCCGGGCTTCGGCCCCGAGTCGCTCGATGGCATCGGTGGTTCCGACACCGATGGCCTGGGCTTCTTCACCTCCGTACTGAACAAGATTGTGGGAGGCGACAAGTGA